In Leptospira sp. WS58.C1, a single genomic region encodes these proteins:
- a CDS encoding CASTOR/POLLUX-related putative ion channel — protein sequence MSRGGGSVFAALMTLFLGAFVFLSLIRILGALLFPDESIKESGDFLWRVFLQISDAGAVAEDGESNWFNKFVGILSVFSGLVLFSSLVAFITNQFDQKIQELRKGKSDVLESDHTLILGFGIRTIEILKELIEANSSESGKAAVVLADRDKEEMDDFLSENLEDTKTTKIITRSGLPSHLHSLKKVNASKAKSIIILNPAGSEESEEGKSVGDAKVLKSIMALVALSGEFGLPPVVAELHGLENRNIASDLSESIQVMDERSILSKLLVQTSRTSGLAIVYSNLVGFEGNEIYFYKPKNGWRGLNYSEISFRFKESVPLGFRKISGEIVLNPDPQYLPENEEDAIILAEDDSKIKFDDKPVIVTAALSYPNTSLSRPIDKQLIIGWNSKSKIIVDEYAKFSSPDSQIDLLINESNEEIKTTLAKLKTKYPQIKLRSLVANLSQEGILEKLSPEQYDSVIFLAEEKENIEEVDARTISLLLRFRQYFKKKQLSGGKKAETQLITEIMNSENTELVLETGVKDFLISNQFVSKMMAQVSQEPDVMRVYESLFDPEGSEIYLKPAYLYFEDFPKRVNFADCMYAAQQRKETCFGIRIVSEETDESKGYGVYLIPDKSEYFSLHESDSLIVLSEDQS from the coding sequence ATGTCTAGAGGCGGAGGCTCCGTCTTCGCGGCGCTAATGACCCTATTCTTAGGAGCATTCGTATTCTTATCTTTAATACGAATACTGGGTGCACTCTTGTTTCCGGATGAATCCATTAAAGAATCTGGTGATTTTTTATGGAGAGTGTTCTTACAAATCTCCGATGCAGGAGCGGTTGCAGAAGACGGAGAATCCAACTGGTTCAATAAATTCGTAGGAATACTAAGCGTATTTTCCGGTTTAGTCTTATTCTCCAGCTTAGTCGCATTTATCACGAACCAATTCGACCAAAAAATCCAAGAACTCAGAAAAGGTAAAAGTGATGTCCTAGAATCGGATCATACATTGATTTTAGGATTCGGGATACGAACGATTGAAATATTAAAAGAATTGATAGAGGCTAACTCTTCCGAATCGGGAAAAGCGGCTGTAGTACTCGCCGACCGAGACAAGGAGGAAATGGATGATTTTCTTTCCGAAAATCTCGAAGATACTAAGACCACAAAAATTATCACCAGGTCAGGACTTCCTTCTCATCTTCATTCATTAAAAAAAGTAAATGCGTCAAAAGCGAAAAGTATCATCATACTAAATCCTGCAGGTTCAGAAGAATCGGAAGAAGGTAAATCCGTAGGAGATGCGAAAGTTTTAAAATCCATCATGGCTCTTGTAGCTTTAAGTGGAGAGTTCGGTCTTCCTCCCGTCGTAGCAGAACTCCATGGATTAGAAAATCGGAATATTGCGTCGGATCTTTCCGAATCCATACAGGTCATGGACGAAAGAAGTATTCTTTCCAAATTACTTGTCCAAACATCCAGGACTTCCGGTCTTGCGATCGTGTATTCCAATTTAGTCGGTTTTGAAGGAAATGAGATCTATTTTTATAAACCTAAGAACGGTTGGAGAGGTTTAAACTATTCCGAAATTTCATTTAGATTTAAGGAATCGGTTCCGTTAGGTTTTAGAAAGATCAGCGGGGAAATCGTTTTAAATCCCGATCCGCAATATCTTCCGGAGAATGAAGAGGATGCGATCATTCTTGCCGAAGACGACTCTAAGATCAAATTCGATGATAAACCTGTGATCGTTACTGCAGCTCTATCTTATCCGAATACCAGTTTATCAAGGCCGATCGACAAACAACTGATCATCGGATGGAATTCCAAAAGTAAAATTATCGTGGACGAATATGCAAAATTCTCTTCTCCGGATTCCCAAATAGATCTTCTGATAAACGAATCCAACGAAGAGATTAAGACAACGCTTGCAAAACTGAAAACTAAATATCCCCAGATCAAACTCAGATCGTTGGTAGCAAACCTTTCCCAAGAAGGTATTTTGGAAAAACTTTCTCCGGAACAGTATGATTCCGTAATATTCTTAGCGGAAGAGAAGGAGAATATCGAGGAAGTGGACGCCAGGACAATTTCTCTATTGTTAAGGTTTCGCCAATACTTTAAGAAAAAACAACTATCTGGAGGCAAAAAAGCCGAGACACAACTTATCACCGAGATCATGAATTCGGAAAATACGGAATTAGTTTTGGAAACCGGAGTGAAAGACTTTCTGATCTCCAATCAATTCGTTTCCAAGATGATGGCTCAGGTTTCCCAAGAACCCGATGTTATGAGGGTTTATGAAAGTTTATTCGATCCGGAAGGAAGCGAGATCTATCTTAAACCTGCCTACTTATATTTCGAGGATTTTCCTAAACGTGTAAATTTTGCGGATTGTATGTACGCAGCACAACAAAGAAAAGAGACATGTTTTGGGATTAGGATCGTTTCGGAGGAAACGGACGAATCCAAGGGTTACGGAGTATATTTGATCCCGGATAAGTCAGAATATTTTTCGCTACATGAATCCGACTCTTTGATCGTTTTATCGGAAGACCAGTCTTAG
- a CDS encoding SpoIIE family protein phosphatase, with translation MSLQLTFFSFGSLIVCIFTAVLASFLAAIKNRSKSSSYLAGAFFLLSVHAFAFVIAYSIDSPIAAYHRWLILAVIPAFSCMGQFFFFYPITVKEKFAFRFLITQLFVWITFSIYYVFCTFKKEPVFDFSEQIWTFPLPLENKILGVLVLVYAFLMILTGIWRSWTASKESNRFTGLFVLFFSLLIFPPVIANGMSRAGLISRTDFLTVYTFFMIPGSFVILVLYINTTSDQTRFLNRITGICLGTFLLILYWIGLASVSRQEDTFDLSKLREAENSILIRKNVPDSKPHTRTPTNQNSISAADVGIPTNRNPNSSLSVGIPTDQDFRKSFLRQSSGYYDSIFPSEAERYFIEDSKVGSRSVLYKFSLEDQNHKYEVTFPYEEYRNFLHVTIRPYFAILFITVLVVLFGFRLFFRGAIWNPLKNLLIGIGKVNQGDLNTKLQVRIQDEIGFLTDSFNGMVSSIREARTALSVYADTLEDQVKDRTSRLTQLLEQQQGDYFLTSLLLKPFGIETIRNGSVFVESFTRQKKQFVFKEHNHEIGGDLCMSASLKIGGANCTVFMNADAMGKSIQGAGGAIVLGSVFGSILNRTRLFEDKTIEFTPQRWLRSTFLELSKVFEIFEGSMLVTAILGVIEEATGKTYLVNAEHPSPILYRNGKASLIPTKHFFNRIGLPFDPSSIFTVQSFQLKPGDSLFIGSDGKDDLIVGIREDGSKEINENQEAFLSRIEEAKGDLHKIYQDMEEYLTDDISFLKIEYSFSKEPIKTNGQPARLVTKETN, from the coding sequence ATGAGCTTACAGCTGACATTTTTTTCTTTCGGGTCTTTGATCGTTTGTATTTTCACCGCGGTACTCGCAAGTTTTTTAGCCGCAATCAAAAACAGATCCAAGTCCAGTTCTTATTTGGCTGGGGCATTTTTTTTATTATCAGTCCACGCGTTCGCATTTGTGATCGCTTATAGTATCGATTCCCCCATAGCTGCCTATCATCGATGGCTGATCTTGGCCGTCATTCCCGCATTTTCCTGTATGGGGCAGTTCTTTTTCTTCTACCCGATTACTGTAAAAGAAAAATTCGCGTTTCGGTTCTTAATCACGCAATTATTCGTTTGGATAACCTTTTCCATATATTATGTTTTCTGCACATTTAAAAAAGAACCCGTATTTGATTTTTCGGAACAGATCTGGACTTTCCCCCTTCCGTTAGAGAACAAGATCTTAGGAGTTTTGGTTTTAGTTTATGCTTTCCTAATGATATTAACGGGAATATGGAGAAGTTGGACTGCCTCTAAGGAATCCAATCGTTTTACCGGGTTATTCGTTCTATTCTTCTCTCTTTTAATATTCCCTCCCGTGATCGCAAACGGAATGAGCCGGGCAGGATTAATCTCCAGAACGGACTTCCTGACCGTTTATACATTCTTTATGATCCCGGGAAGTTTTGTGATCCTAGTCCTTTACATCAATACTACTTCGGATCAGACTCGTTTTCTAAACAGGATCACCGGGATTTGTTTGGGAACATTCTTACTCATTCTATATTGGATAGGACTCGCATCCGTTTCCAGACAAGAAGATACATTCGATCTAAGTAAATTACGAGAAGCGGAGAATTCGATTCTTATTCGGAAGAATGTTCCGGACTCTAAGCCGCATACAAGAACTCCGACGAATCAGAATTCAATCTCCGCTGCGGATGTAGGGATTCCAACAAATAGAAATCCAAACTCCAGTCTGAGTGTAGGAATTCCAACAGATCAGGATTTCCGCAAAAGTTTCTTAAGACAATCCTCAGGATATTACGACTCCATCTTTCCGTCGGAAGCAGAACGTTATTTCATCGAAGATAGTAAAGTGGGATCAAGATCCGTATTATACAAATTTTCTCTCGAAGATCAAAATCATAAATACGAAGTAACATTTCCGTACGAAGAATATAGAAACTTTCTTCACGTAACTATCAGACCTTACTTTGCAATTTTATTCATCACTGTACTCGTCGTACTTTTCGGGTTTAGGCTCTTCTTTAGAGGTGCGATCTGGAATCCTCTCAAAAATTTATTAATAGGGATCGGAAAAGTAAACCAAGGAGATCTAAATACTAAGCTACAAGTTCGTATCCAAGATGAGATCGGTTTTCTTACGGACTCTTTTAATGGAATGGTAAGCTCCATTCGAGAAGCAAGAACTGCCCTCTCCGTATATGCGGACACATTGGAAGACCAGGTAAAAGACAGAACTTCCAGGCTTACTCAATTATTGGAACAACAACAAGGGGATTATTTTTTAACATCCCTTCTTTTAAAACCGTTCGGAATAGAGACCATCCGGAACGGGAGCGTTTTCGTTGAATCGTTTACTCGCCAGAAAAAACAATTCGTATTCAAGGAACATAACCACGAGATCGGCGGAGATCTTTGTATGTCGGCGAGCCTCAAGATCGGAGGAGCAAATTGTACCGTGTTCATGAACGCGGACGCAATGGGAAAATCGATCCAAGGTGCAGGAGGTGCAATCGTTTTAGGTTCCGTATTCGGTTCCATCTTAAATAGGACAAGGTTATTCGAAGATAAAACGATAGAGTTTACTCCACAACGCTGGTTGAGATCCACTTTTTTAGAACTTTCTAAAGTGTTTGAAATTTTCGAAGGAAGTATGCTCGTCACCGCCATCCTCGGCGTCATAGAAGAGGCTACAGGCAAAACATATTTAGTAAACGCGGAGCATCCTTCTCCCATTTTATACAGAAACGGAAAAGCAAGTCTGATCCCGACCAAACATTTTTTCAATCGGATCGGATTACCTTTCGATCCATCTTCCATATTTACGGTCCAGTCATTTCAGTTGAAACCGGGTGATTCTTTGTTCATAGGTTCTGACGGTAAAGACGATCTGATTGTAGGTATCCGAGAAGATGGAAGCAAAGAGATCAATGAAAACCAAGAAGCTTTCCTTTCCAGGATAGAAGAAGCGAAAGGAGATCTACACAAGATCTACCAAGATATGGAGGAATATCTTACGGACGATATTTCCTTTTTAAAGATAGAATATTCGTTTTCCAAAGAGCCGATTAAAACGAACGGCCAACCCGCAAGACTCGTAACAAAAGAAACGAATTAA
- a CDS encoding thiolase family protein, which produces MKLDKKLAICTPRRTPFAQIAKALGPYPGHHLGRIVAEDIIAKSGVKKDQIDGIVVGEGFSNAPNSARVIANLIGLRDEVPSITVSNNCVSGIEALSEAARRIILGEGELFLVIGEESQTSMPFVVKNARLNKKAGSLDKLKKLLPDNLPEGVELRDTLEDGLGDGETSYGMQVTAEILAQNYELSREITDKLAFESFKRALEASKAGKYAPFIIPMKDEDGTELTIDEAVGLREGLVENPSRMGRAMLLFDNPQMKFDEFKTKYSKYLEKSHGPTVSIFNASPRSDGAAGVILTTVEKAKALGLKIEAVLSGWKMKGVDPNLMGIGQAYATESLLTDTGVKIEDVDYVEIHEAFAATAVAALVQIEKDTGWKWEQKFDEKKINPNGGSIAIGHPFGATGIRLVNNAIMDLQEDPKAKKVVITACAHGGIAGAMLIERFEG; this is translated from the coding sequence ATGAAACTCGATAAAAAATTGGCGATTTGTACGCCAAGAAGAACTCCCTTCGCTCAAATTGCGAAAGCTTTAGGACCCTATCCTGGCCATCACTTAGGTCGTATAGTGGCTGAAGACATCATTGCAAAGAGTGGCGTTAAAAAAGATCAAATCGACGGGATCGTAGTTGGAGAAGGATTCTCTAATGCTCCGAACTCCGCGCGAGTGATCGCAAACTTGATCGGACTTAGGGACGAAGTTCCTTCGATCACAGTTTCCAATAACTGCGTATCCGGTATCGAAGCTCTTTCCGAAGCGGCTCGCCGTATCATTCTTGGAGAAGGAGAACTTTTCCTAGTAATCGGAGAAGAGTCTCAAACTTCTATGCCTTTCGTTGTGAAAAACGCAAGATTGAACAAGAAAGCGGGATCTTTGGACAAACTGAAAAAACTTCTTCCTGATAACCTTCCTGAAGGTGTGGAACTTAGAGACACTCTGGAAGACGGACTTGGCGACGGTGAAACTTCCTACGGAATGCAAGTAACTGCTGAGATCCTTGCTCAGAACTACGAACTTTCTCGTGAGATCACCGACAAACTCGCTTTCGAATCTTTCAAAAGAGCATTAGAAGCTTCTAAAGCAGGAAAATACGCTCCATTCATCATCCCGATGAAAGACGAAGACGGAACCGAGCTTACTATCGATGAGGCAGTCGGACTTCGTGAAGGACTTGTTGAAAACCCAAGCCGTATGGGAAGAGCAATGCTTCTTTTCGACAACCCTCAGATGAAATTCGACGAGTTCAAAACCAAGTATTCCAAATATCTTGAAAAATCTCACGGGCCAACCGTTTCCATCTTCAATGCGAGCCCTCGTTCCGATGGAGCAGCTGGTGTTATCTTAACTACGGTAGAAAAAGCGAAAGCTCTCGGATTAAAGATCGAAGCGGTACTTTCCGGATGGAAAATGAAAGGTGTGGATCCCAACTTGATGGGGATCGGACAAGCTTATGCAACCGAATCACTTCTTACGGACACCGGAGTTAAGATCGAAGACGTAGACTACGTTGAGATTCATGAAGCGTTTGCGGCAACTGCAGTAGCGGCTCTTGTTCAGATCGAAAAAGATACCGGTTGGAAATGGGAGCAAAAATTCGACGAGAAGAAGATCAACCCTAACGGTGGATCTATCGCGATCGGTCACCCTTTCGGAGCTACCGGTATCCGTTTGGTGAATAACGCGATCATGGACCTGCAAGAAGATCCTAAGGCAAAAAAAGTGGTTATCACTGCTTGTGCTCACGGTGGAATTGCAGGAGCAATGCTCATCGAAAGATTCGAAGGTTAA
- a CDS encoding thioesterase family protein, with protein MSVTEKEQVRTRFSDLDTQRHTTSRTYEDSCLGDRYRILEEAGYSWKRMLEESVRLQTVGADIRFLAQQMENTELSIRTSYRSGQDGLLAFSQEVLDPNGKVAAEIRTLARTEKDGKPFQLIAAQDPSEELISSFESVPSFSGSCERTLAERDLFYCERNPFGDYNPSHYWRLLEEGRWNFTAECGLSLEDLVAMDTTLFYMGGKIRYRKPLAAGRRAKVQTWIHSFDKIWSRMRQEVSDSETGEILAESMDDLLVVSVSKSRPKKPGDDLLKIFARVTEFPEGGPK; from the coding sequence ATGTCTGTTACGGAAAAAGAACAAGTCAGAACCAGATTTTCGGATCTAGATACACAAAGACATACAACTAGTAGGACTTATGAGGATTCTTGTTTAGGGGATAGGTATCGTATCTTAGAAGAAGCGGGTTATTCTTGGAAAAGAATGCTCGAAGAATCGGTTCGATTACAAACCGTTGGGGCGGATATTCGTTTTCTTGCCCAACAAATGGAAAACACGGAATTATCCATACGCACTAGTTATCGCTCCGGACAGGATGGCCTATTGGCCTTCTCCCAAGAAGTTTTGGATCCAAACGGAAAAGTGGCGGCAGAGATCAGAACATTAGCAAGAACGGAGAAGGATGGAAAACCTTTCCAACTCATCGCTGCCCAAGATCCTTCCGAGGAGCTAATCTCTTCTTTCGAATCCGTACCTTCTTTTTCCGGATCTTGCGAACGGACACTTGCGGAAAGAGATCTATTTTACTGTGAAAGAAATCCATTCGGTGACTATAACCCTTCTCACTATTGGAGACTATTGGAAGAAGGTCGTTGGAATTTTACCGCAGAATGTGGACTGAGCCTGGAAGATCTGGTCGCAATGGACACCACACTTTTCTATATGGGTGGGAAGATCCGTTATCGTAAACCTCTTGCCGCTGGCAGAAGGGCAAAAGTGCAAACTTGGATCCATAGTTTTGATAAGATCTGGAGCCGAATGAGACAAGAGGTCAGCGACTCCGAAACAGGAGAGATATTAGCGGAATCCATGGACGATCTGCTCGTAGTTTCCGTAAGCAAGTCCAGGCCTAAAAAACCCGGAGATGATCTGCTGAAAATATTCGCGAGAGTCACCGAGTTCCCTGAAGGAGGCCCCAAATGA
- a CDS encoding bile acid:sodium symporter family protein, with product MQSGFLLEIVLPISLFIIMFGMGLSLTLKDFERVALFPKAVLVGLLAQLLLLPLLGFMVATMFHLEPLLAVGLMVLSCCPSGPTSNMYSYLFKGDVALSVTLTALISVIKPFTLPFLTYYSMVYFMGEGKTIELPILKTILQLFIITVLPVGIGMVVKNYSPKFATACEKPVKVFSMIILFAIIAGLVKQNWEKMWGFFAQSGVAALTMNCICISLGFLLGLLLRLSRTQAVTIAFELGIQNGTTALLVTGTILQVPTMTVVPITYSLLMFVTALVFGLFILKNRRSILDQPSLERAS from the coding sequence ATGCAAAGTGGATTTTTATTGGAGATAGTGCTTCCGATCTCACTTTTTATAATTATGTTCGGGATGGGGCTATCTTTGACGCTCAAAGATTTCGAAAGAGTGGCTCTATTCCCTAAGGCAGTATTGGTGGGACTTTTAGCCCAACTTTTGCTACTACCGCTTTTAGGATTTATGGTTGCAACCATGTTCCATCTGGAACCGTTGTTGGCTGTGGGATTAATGGTCTTATCCTGTTGCCCATCCGGCCCGACTTCAAATATGTATTCGTATTTGTTTAAAGGAGATGTAGCTTTATCGGTAACATTAACCGCTCTGATTAGCGTGATCAAACCATTCACTCTTCCTTTTTTGACGTACTACTCGATGGTATATTTTATGGGGGAAGGAAAAACGATAGAACTTCCAATACTCAAAACAATCCTCCAACTTTTTATCATCACTGTGCTTCCAGTCGGGATCGGAATGGTTGTAAAAAATTATTCCCCAAAATTTGCGACTGCTTGCGAAAAACCGGTAAAAGTTTTTTCGATGATCATTTTATTTGCAATCATTGCAGGCTTAGTGAAACAGAACTGGGAAAAAATGTGGGGATTTTTTGCTCAAAGTGGCGTCGCTGCTTTGACTATGAATTGTATTTGTATCAGTCTCGGATTTTTACTGGGCTTACTTTTACGTTTAAGTAGGACCCAAGCGGTAACGATCGCTTTTGAATTAGGCATCCAAAATGGGACTACAGCACTTTTAGTGACAGGGACCATTTTACAAGTCCCTACAATGACGGTGGTCCCGATTACTTATAGTTTGCTCATGTTTGTAACTGCATTAGTATTCGGACTATTCATCTTAAAGAATAGAAGATCCATTTTGGACCAACCATCTTTAGAAAGAGCAAGTTAA
- a CDS encoding DUF6055 domain-containing protein: MRLKNFQIIVYTLIFVSPILTQGQAPKVDLAYNSDIPKFILSSRKTAPSNWEEFDKFHFPNGREFVLKIPNKAGYYTGPDGGTVYQWSPGFYKWDLKDGTSFLQRSADEWALEKEGVKIYSYPKKCPSCQSEKILIYPDNSQIRASFYEVSGKLEYLYENPAENKFFRFTKPGRYGNISEEKDRFLFEFEPKNSLFVHAFTESKTTPDFFKKAESDFDLKPSSRILVAFFQDTKSFREFNNLAGIACSGGRGGIYGISFCDPSPEKDMIVEDPDPEVKRYQHSTQPSYMVYHEITHHMQQIRCGAIRTGKIQPPIAQPAWLVEGHAEFIAHFGWPKHKGTKYREYYENFILKKSKLQLERSDPYLAGFLAMDFISHKYGNSKIRDLWDKTCEGESIDSALRSVLNSNVSKLQSDLLSYLGSETKDLPAKFLEWEIIGTITLPFAFSEASSFKTEELAELINITDPSSIPDIRIPFSLKVESLKGKVEGVFQSPRKERVYLFKNGTYRLETPKYQVNVFPDGTTSFTSEKNSITVWGTGTRKWDSGGKSLTYFPPKL, translated from the coding sequence GTGAGGTTAAAAAATTTTCAGATCATAGTTTATACTCTTATTTTCGTCTCCCCAATTCTTACGCAAGGCCAAGCGCCTAAAGTGGATTTAGCATATAACTCGGATATTCCCAAGTTCATTTTATCGAGCCGGAAAACCGCTCCGTCCAATTGGGAAGAATTTGATAAATTCCACTTTCCGAACGGGCGAGAATTTGTATTAAAAATCCCGAATAAAGCAGGATATTATACCGGCCCTGACGGCGGAACGGTGTATCAATGGAGTCCTGGATTTTACAAATGGGATCTGAAAGATGGCACAAGCTTTCTCCAAAGATCCGCTGATGAATGGGCATTGGAAAAAGAAGGAGTTAAGATCTATTCTTATCCTAAAAAATGCCCGAGCTGCCAATCCGAAAAAATCCTGATCTATCCGGACAATTCACAGATCAGAGCTTCTTTCTATGAAGTATCCGGCAAATTGGAGTATTTATATGAGAATCCAGCTGAGAACAAATTCTTTCGATTTACCAAACCTGGACGATACGGAAATATTTCCGAAGAGAAAGATCGTTTTCTTTTCGAGTTCGAACCTAAAAATTCTCTTTTTGTTCATGCGTTTACCGAATCCAAAACCACTCCGGATTTTTTCAAAAAAGCGGAAAGTGATTTCGATCTGAAACCGTCATCCAGGATCCTGGTAGCTTTTTTTCAGGATACGAAGTCCTTCAGAGAATTCAATAATTTAGCCGGGATCGCTTGCAGCGGTGGTAGAGGCGGAATTTACGGGATCAGTTTTTGTGATCCGAGTCCCGAAAAGGATATGATCGTGGAAGATCCGGATCCTGAGGTCAAAAGGTATCAACATTCGACCCAACCCTCCTATATGGTGTATCATGAAATCACTCATCATATGCAGCAGATCAGATGTGGCGCAATCCGAACCGGAAAAATCCAACCGCCTATCGCTCAGCCTGCTTGGCTTGTAGAAGGTCATGCAGAATTTATTGCCCATTTCGGTTGGCCTAAACACAAAGGTACAAAGTATAGAGAATATTACGAAAATTTTATTCTAAAGAAGAGCAAGTTACAACTGGAAAGATCAGATCCTTATCTAGCAGGATTTCTGGCAATGGATTTTATTTCTCATAAGTATGGGAATTCAAAAATCAGGGATCTTTGGGATAAAACTTGCGAGGGAGAAAGTATCGATTCCGCATTAAGATCCGTGCTCAATTCGAATGTTTCCAAATTACAGTCGGATCTGCTGAGCTATTTGGGATCCGAAACGAAAGATCTTCCTGCGAAATTTTTAGAATGGGAAATTATCGGAACAATTACTTTACCTTTTGCTTTTTCGGAAGCTTCTTCTTTTAAAACGGAAGAACTTGCGGAGTTGATAAACATTACTGATCCTTCCTCCATTCCTGATATTAGAATTCCTTTTTCTTTGAAGGTAGAATCGCTGAAAGGTAAGGTAGAAGGTGTATTCCAATCTCCGAGAAAGGAAAGAGTATATCTTTTTAAGAATGGTACGTATCGTTTGGAAACTCCTAAATACCAGGTGAATGTATTCCCGGATGGGACCACAAGTTTTACTTCCGAAAAAAATTCGATTACTGTTTGGGGGACTGGAACAAGGAAATGGGACTCCGGCGGTAAATCTCTTACGTATTTTCCGCCGAAACTATAA
- a CDS encoding TetR/AcrR family transcriptional regulator, which translates to MTAQRKKRDSGASVRERILDTATDLFYKQGFSNTGMRQIIQESGSVAASLYDHFPSKKELGIAYLARQEEKTLSDLASLMERYPEVQEFLRAWVILKERQIRHHEFFGDPFAGFANQVMDADPEYTEFLKGIAEKWTKMIRDYLSRAVASGQFSRSMDIQYVSRRVLMAYHGSITLWRMTKDLRYIREMEDSLREIFEDYIAK; encoded by the coding sequence ATGACCGCTCAGAGAAAAAAAAGAGATTCCGGGGCCAGTGTCCGCGAAAGAATTCTGGATACTGCGACAGATCTTTTCTATAAACAGGGATTTTCCAATACCGGAATGAGACAGATTATCCAAGAATCCGGCTCAGTGGCTGCGAGTCTTTACGATCATTTTCCTTCTAAAAAGGAACTAGGGATCGCCTACCTCGCTCGCCAGGAAGAAAAGACTCTTTCAGATCTAGCCTCTCTCATGGAAAGATATCCAGAGGTCCAAGAATTTTTAAGAGCCTGGGTGATCTTGAAAGAAAGACAGATCCGTCATCATGAATTTTTCGGAGATCCATTTGCAGGTTTTGCAAATCAAGTGATGGATGCCGATCCGGAATATACGGAATTTCTAAAAGGTATCGCTGAAAAATGGACTAAGATGATCCGAGATTATCTCAGCCGCGCGGTTGCCTCCGGTCAATTTTCCAGAAGCATGGATATTCAATATGTCTCCAGAAGAGTGTTGATGGCGTATCATGGTTCCATCACTCTTTGGAGAATGACTAAAGATCTACGTTATATCCGAGAAATGGAAGACAGTCTTCGTGAGATTTTCGAAGATTATATAGCTAAATAA